The following proteins are encoded in a genomic region of Necator americanus strain Aroian chromosome II, whole genome shotgun sequence:
- a CDS encoding hypothetical protein (NECATOR_CHRII.G6390.T1), which translates to MVMLCHPLVHHTTLDFRANIFLVAYPTPKYPNSPLSTFPSVVFNFNFVKKLNAEGASSLNMPLVVVIVLQHTAQASELIYEFDHLPVHPDSRWKSQGDTNLLALIQGVDVIQAAASFDTGLTTYCSFVLLYSNITISSVYSSSVPGYPDDDFNRALTDCSSQESSMRI; encoded by the coding sequence ATGGTGATGCTTTGTCATCCGCTCGTACATCACACTACGCTGGACTTCCGCGCTAACATCTTtcttgtggcataccctacgCCAAAGTATCCGAACAGCCCCCTAAGCACCTTTCCTTCCGTGgtctttaactttaacttcgTTAAGAAGTTGAATGCAGAAGGTGCATCTTCGCTGAATATGCCTCTCGTAGTTGTGATTGTTCTTCAGCACACTGCACAGGCATCAGAACTCATCTACGAGTTCGATCATCTACCCGTCCACCCAGATTCCCGTTGGAAGTCTCAAGGAGACACAAATCTGCTCGCACTTAtccagggcgtagacgtaatCCAGGCTGCAGCGAGCTTTGATACAGGGTTGACAACGTATTGTAGTTTCGTGCTGCTTTACTCGAATATAACAATATCGTCGGTATACTCGAGTTCGGTCCCGGGATACCCTGATGACGATTTCAACAGAGCACTGaccgactgttcttcgcaagAGTCATCGATGCGAATTTGA
- a CDS encoding hypothetical protein (NECATOR_CHRII.G6389.T1), which translates to MPEGQRRREMTTFKLQFDYVLTRNIYQPDIRKSSKAVWYVAFDSNRHPILLNFKIRFHKRNREVPLQPKIGMAELFTKCIQNAANETLPAIGLNKKFDFASAETRFRSSVQYGSTKDICLVETRYHNTTPKEVIEYGSKKLLRNFIATCYVQGLGANLPGSAYQITRNEQVCFRLGRSTIEQVFKRVIEIWQRYSKPMQLAFLNFEAAFDSPHRGHFLNGLRVNGVLGKFVRVLDNMIQQTTAAVQKTAGCTSSLEVVTGLR; encoded by the exons ATGCCTGAAGGGCAACGCAGGAGAGAGATGACAACTTTCAAACTTCAGTTCGACTACGTTCTAACGAGGAACATTTATCAGccggatatccgaaaatcttcTAAAGCTGTTTGGTACGTCGCATTTGACTCGAACCGCCATCCAATTCTTCTCAatttcaagatacggttccacaagagaaaccgagaagttcctcttcaaccgaaaattgGCATGGCGG AATTATTCACAAAGTGTATCCAAAACGCGGCAAACGAAACGCTCCCGGCTATAGGCCTAAACAAGAAGTTTGattttgcatctgcggagacaagattcag atcatccgttcaatatggatcgACGAAGGACATCTgtctcgtggagacacgctatcataacaCCACTCCAAAAGAAGTTATCGAGTACGGATCCAAGAAACTATTGAGGAATTTCATTGCCACGTGCTATGTACAAGGTCTTGGAGCGAATCTTCCTGGATCGGCCTATCAAATAACGCGCAACGAGCAAGTCTGCTTTCGTcttggccgatctacgattgagcAAGTGTTCAaaagagtgatcgaaatctggcagcggtattcaaagccaatgcaattagcctttctgaactttgaagcagctttcgactctcctcatcgggGCCACTTTCTCAACGGGCTTCGTGTCAATGGAGTATTAGGAAAATTTGTTCGCGTGCTTGATAATATGATCCAACAAACAACTGCTGCGGTTCAAAAGACAGCCGGATGTACATCATCacttgaagtggtaactggactAAGATAG